The Juglans microcarpa x Juglans regia isolate MS1-56 chromosome 2S, Jm3101_v1.0, whole genome shotgun sequence genome has a window encoding:
- the LOC121252372 gene encoding receptor-like protein kinase FERONIA, translating into MWNSFLLPPFTPLYLLFFLLHHLICTVSVESSSPYTPINQILLNCGSSGNSTALDGRTWVGDANSKFLPLEQSLNNHASLTRIAARQSPTAAQVPFATARISLSTFTYDFPVTAGQKFIRLYFYPASYSDFDRSKALFSVKAGLFILLSNFNASLTADADGDPGDTIFREYCVNIEEDQRLNITFTPSPTVSDSYAFINGIEIFSMPPNLYYTPADNQGFSFVGQHNLYSIKNSTALETVYRFNVGGRSISPTEDTGMFRGWSQDDKYLKEYDVFFLPLNDTINLSFTTVPAYAAPEYVYRTARTLGNDTDINLSYNLTWEFPVDSGFYYFIRLHFCEFQPEIVWSGDRRFRIFIANQTAEKDADVIRWSGGNGVPVYKDYAVAMFAKERDKKVNLYIAIGAEPRRWMTSYQDAIINGIEIFKVSDPSNGNLAGPNPDPILVTPPTIEPPKQSTNSKNSRRTTIFVAVGGVTGLILASVLGFLIFRTAKKEKNSFSTDWTTWWGPFSLSTTKSTKTCRSSLSVALSRRIYCAVESQIQDNQEVEESQGLRPY; encoded by the coding sequence ATGTGGAATTCCTTCCTCCTACCTCCTTTTACACCTCTCtaccttctcttcttcttgctGCACCACCTTATCTGCACCGTCTCCGTTGAATCGTCGTCTCCTTACACACCCATCAACCAAATTCTCCTCAATTGTGGCTCCTCTGGCAATTCAACTGCCTTAGATGGTCGGACCTGGGTTGGAGACGCGAATTCAAAATTCCTCCCTCTTGAACAATCGCTGAACAATCACGCATCTCTGACCCGTATCGCAGCTAGACAATCCCCCACTGCTGCCCAAGTGCCCTTTGCCACTGCTCGCATCTCTCTTTCCACGTTCACATACGATTTCCCCGTCACGGCCGGCCAAAAGTTCATTCGACTGTACTTTTACCCAGCTTCGTACTCCGACTTTGATCGCTCTAAAGCCCTCTTCTCCGTCAAAGCTGgtctttttattcttcttagcAACTTCAACGCTTCACTCACAGCAGATGCTGATGGGGATCCGGGCGATACCATATTCAGAGAATACTGTGTCAACATTGAGGAAGATCAGAGGTTGAACATAACCTTCACTCCATCTCCGACCGTGTCTGATTCCTATGCTTTTATCAACGGAATTGAAATCTTTTCGATGCCTCCAAATCTCTATTACACTCCGGCGGACAATCAAGGATTTTCTTTTGTCGGCCAGCACAACCTGTACAGCATCAAGAACAGCACTGCTCTCGAGACAGTATACAGATTCAATGTTGGAGGGCGCTCCATCTCACCCACTGAAGACACCGGAATGTTCCGGGGTTGGAGCCAGGACGACAAGTACTTGAAAGAATATGACGTGTTTTTTCTACCTCTCAACGACACCATCAATCTAAGCTTTACCACAGTACCTGCGTACGCTGCACCAGAATATGTCTATCGGACTGCCCGAACTCTGGGGAACGACACGGATATCAACCTGAGCTACAATCTGACCTGGGAATTCCCCGTTGATTCtggtttttattatttcataagGCTACACTTTTGCGAGTTTCAGCCAGAGATTGTCTGGAGTGGAGACAGAAGGTTCCGTATTTTCATAGCAAATCAAACCGCTGAGAAAGATGCCGACGTGATTCGCTGGAGTGGTGGAAATGGCGTGCCCGTATATAAAGACTACGCCGTTGCGATGTTCGCTAAAGAAAGAGACAAGAAGGTGAACCTCTACATTGCTATAGGAGCAGAACCGCGGAGGTGGATGACTTCTTACCAAGATGCAATCATTAACGGCATCGAAATCTTCAAAGTAAGCGACCCTTCCAACGGCAATCTCGCCGGACCCAACCCAGACCCAATTCTGGTGACCCCTCCGACGATTGAGCCACCAAAACAATCGACGAACTCGAAGAACAGTAGAAGAACGACCATTTTCGTTGCTGTTGGTGGAGTAACTGGATTAATATTGGCTTCGGTTCTCGGGTTCTTGATTTTCCGGACGGCTAAGAAGGAGAAGAATTCGTTCTCCACCGATTGGACAACTTGGTGGGGTCCGTTTTCGCTCTCGACGACCAAGTCAACAAAGACTTGCAGATCGTCTCTGTCGGTAGCTCTGAGTCGTAGGATTTATTGTGCCGTGGAATCCCAAATTCAGGACAATCAGGAGGTAGAAGAGAGTCAAGGACTCCGACCCTActga